The nucleotide window AATGCAGAGAGTAATGAATGCATTTCGGAAACAGTAAATGAGCAAGATAACGCTACTGCCGTAGTCTTAACATCGACACCAGTAGTCACATCAACACCAGCTTCTACCGGGCGTATACGCAATATACCAAAAAAAGATCGTCGGGATGTGGTGCTGCAAGATTTTAATAGTGACTTGTCGGTTATACAAGCCGATAAAGTTGAGCATTCTAACAAATGTATGGCGGTAGATTTGGACAGTTCAAACTCTTCAGTTGTAGAAATCATCGAAGATGAACAATCAGCTACAATTATCACCATTAACGATGACGAAGAGCAACAAGACATTTCCAAATCTCAGAAAAATCCCACAGATATCATTGTGACGGAATCCAAAGATAATGATTCCGCTGTTGGCTTGGTAAATGATAAATCAGCCTCTGCTGCCACATCCACTACCACTCTATCGTGTTTTGATTTTCAAGAGGATGAAGATGAACAAGAAACAACCAACACTACAATTTCACAtttcaaaaagaaatatttatccGTGGAGAAACTACAAAGTATATCGTCTAATACAGATGAATTACGTGAAGATATTGTGGCCAAGAGTCGTGCAGAATTGGCCGAAAAAGATCAGCGTTTAACAGCGGAAATCGAATCACTGTTAGAGCAAACACAGCCACCAGTAGCGGATTTGTTAAATACCAGTAGTTTTGAAGAAAGTATATCAGTCAAAGATTTGCCCATAAAAGAGAGAGGAAAGCGAATATTTAAATCTCGCAATAAAACTCGTACAGAGGAAAAAACAAATGGGGACGTTATGTCAACAACTACAGTTGATGCTGGAGCAACCACAGAGCAAAACAAATCTATGGAAACCCCAACAACTGTAGAAGAAATTGTTAACAATGACCAAGATAAGAATGAATCTAACATGCAGCAAACATCTTTGACAACCGCTGCAGCAACCACAGAACAATACAATTCCGATGAAACcccaactattttagaagaaatTGTTAACAATGACAATGATAAGAATGAAGGAAACTTGCAGCAAGAATCTGAAATCACAACTGATAAAGAACTCATTTTAATACCCGATCAGGATAATTTGTCTAACAATAACTGTTTAGTGGAAAATTCTATCCAGGAAGCTCAAACGCTGAATAGCTCAAACGCTGAATTACCAAAGTATTTGGAGGAGAAGCAATTAACGCCAAATGAAAATAAAGAGAATCAAGATTTAACGGGGGGAAATAAAGACTCTTCAGAGGTGTCTAATGGCGACTATAACACATCTGAAATCCAAAAAGAACAAATGGACAAAGAAAAAGCTTCAGACAATACGGATGCAAATACTAATAATGAAGAGGAATCCACACAGAATATGCCAATAGAACAAGAGGACAATGTAGACAACGATGATAGCTACACTAGCCAACCATTAAACGACCAAGAGGTTACAGCAGAGCAACAAGAGGTGAAACAAGTTGCTGAACAGGAAGTAAAGCAAGATGATCTTGTAGAAGACGGCAATGAAAACTGTGCAGATGTTGAGAAATTCAAGGAAATTGAGTTTGATACTGACGATAATAAAAAGCCGCCCAAAACTCCAGAGTCTGCTGTGGCTGAAACGGCCGATAAGGAAATAAATGATATACCAGTAAATAATGTTATTATTTCAGAAAACCAAACCTCTAAGCTGTCGAAGACAGAATTAGAAGCTGATTTAAAAGAGGAGTCCTTTAGAGAAACTGAAATTCCACAATCAACTGAAGAAAACATAAATGATGAAATAGATAATGATAAGCAATTGAAAATAACTATGACTGAAACTAAAGATgatattgataaaaattttaatcagcAACAAAGttcggaaaatgtttttaaaatacgtgTAAAATCACCAGATCAGCTGTTCGATCATGCTTTTGCAATTGACTCAAACCATGAACAAGAATTACAGCCCAACATTGATGGTAATGGAGACACACGTTTAATTACCACAACACCCACCGATGAAAATAGTAGTATGGGTGCCTCCGATACTGGGGCAGAATTTGGTTCTCCAACATCAATGCTGAGTGATGAACGTTTACCTACATTTAGATTCCAGGGCAATCAGACGCCTCAACAGGAAATAACTGATACACCTGAAACAGAATCACAGGAAGAAAATTCGCAAGAAACCGTTCACGAAGAAACAGTTGCAATTGTCGGGAAAACTGAACCTAATggagaaataaaagaaaatatgttcaaaGGTATACCAGAAATTTTCGTAAAGTCCAACCAAAAGCTGTTGCACCAACGGCGTTTTAGTATGGACTCAGATGTCTTACAGACAGAACCAAAATCGTTTAAACGCCAACGTTTAAGTGTAGACGACACTACAACTAACCTCCAAAATAATTTGGGAAAGTCCCAAGAAGTTTTAATGCCATTCACATCGCCGCTTGACAAAAGCGGAGGCAGAATTCGCCCTAAAAGCCGTCATGTCAAAATTACTCCGCGTCGTAATGTCAGTGAGCTGTTTAAAACACGTTTATCAATAGACAATCAGGCTtcaaaagttattgaaaaaagtatCTCATTGGAGAGCGTTAAGGAAACTCAGCAGGTTGAAGAAGTTGTAGGCACAGATTTGGAAAATGATTTAGAAAATCATAAGGAAGACACAATTGTTgccgaaaataatgaaaactccAAGGGAGATTCAAATTCCTCATTCGAGAAGTCTTCAGAGGCAAAACAACATCAAGTAGAAGATAATTGTATGGCAAGTTTGGATAATCCTGAACAGAGTGAAGAAAGTAGTGAACACAACGATTTAGAAGAGACAACTGATAAAgaagattttaacaaaattcctGAAGCAGAAGAAGATAAACAAGAATGTAGCCGAGATGAGgaactaaaatcaaaaacaacacCTGAAGAAATAACAGCAGATGGTGAGAACATGGAAGAATCTAATGTTAAGGAGACACATAACATGGCTGCAATGGAAGTTGAAACCGAAACAACAGCCGACAAGGATAATACTAGTGCAATAACTAACAGTCCCACCTATGTTACCACAACTGAAATTAGCATGCCCGAAGTAGCTGCAACAAATCCCGATGAAAACGAACTAGAATCAAGCATTTTTGCTGATGAAGAACTAGATACAGCTGCTACAGAGAACACACCTTCCCCTACCACTAATAACATAGAATCCAATCTTGAGAACAATGAAATGATGGAAGCAGATCAGACTCCAAACGTTGATGCTGTAGAAACTGCGGAAACTCCTACAATAATTGTGAATAGTATAGAAAATGTAGATAACTATGTATCTACTTCAAGTATAAAACATTCGTTGGATACGAGTAAAACGCACAATGAACAAGGGTTAGAGAATCCCTTCTCTCCTGGAGTACCACCACCCACACCCCAGGAGAGTGAAGTAGTAATAGAAAGTGAAAATCTAAGTCAGCTTTTAAATACCCAACAACAAACGAAAACAATTGTTGAGTCAGAAACTGAGATAACGATTCGTCCCCTAACACCTAAAGGAAATAGAAACACGGACGAACTAATTATGCCTGTATTAATACCCCAAGAAAAAGAACCAGTCTTGGACGAGGTAATTGTTCGACCTGAAACTCCCAAAGAAGATGAGCCTTTAAACGATATGATTTCATGCCCCTTAACACCCCAAGAAACGGAACACATAAACGAGGCTCCCTCCCGTCCCATAACACCCAAATCAGAGGTATCCACAAATAAATGTGAAACATTGACGAAACCTGCAACACCACAACCACAAGTCCAAGATATGACAGTTGAGTTAGAAAATAACATATCAATGCCATGTACACCGCAGGACAATTTTATAGATGAGGTTTATGAAAATCCTATGCAAACACCTGCAACACCTCAGGCAAAAGATTTGATTATCGAGTGTGAACCCTCAACACCGCAGGGCATTATTGAATGTGATCACAATATACCGGCTCAGGTAACTCCCGAAAAAGAGGTTATCATTGAGAGTGATGTTGTTTTGGCAACTCCCCCATCTGTATCCCAAGAAAAGGATATAATTATTGAAGAAACTCTGCAGATGGAGGAAAAagacacacttttagaaaaagaaTTTCAGGTTATACAACCTAAAGAAATGCCTAATCAACCTAACGCAGCACAAACAAATACTTTACAAACTGATGCCGACAAAGCAGCCGAAGAGTTTCTTATTGAATTCGATAGTATTGTCAATCACAGCCACTCGGTGGAAGAGGATGTACCCAATAGTTCTGTAGAAGATGGTATAAATGCCGAAGATCTTATTAACAATATCATTGAAGAAGTTCACGAAGATCAACAAATCAAACAGGATGTACCAACTGTAACCGAATCTCCTTTACAATTTGAACCTTTGGCAACGTATACGGTGGTGGCAGCTAAAAACTCCTGgaatcaaatatttaaagagTCCTTTCATAGACAATTGCCTCCCGCCAAAAGACGTCAAACGATTTGTTTTGAAATCTCTGATACAAAAGAGGGAGTAGCGTGTAAAAAGCAAGCCCTCGATTTTGAATCTATTTTACCAGTGAGCAAAACTGTTAAACGTACGGCTGAGCGGAAACTAACATTGCCGGCCATTGAGACTAAGCTCTCGAACAGCCAtcgaaatcaaaatattttagctTTGAATCATAATCCATTAACACTTAATAGAAAACTAATACCAACTACCAAACGTAAATTATCGATTGAAGATAACATTACGTCCTTTATAATTGAACGTCCAAAACAACAGCAACCGCCAGCGAGTACAGCAGGTGGACCACCGCCCCTACAAAGGATAAGACCTTTAAGTAGACAAGATCATTCTAGGGCCAGCATAGATAGCTTCTCCGAGCCACCGCCTCTACAAAGCCACGATAACTTATACCACGAATTATTCCAAGCGGTAAGTgtgcaaaagtttttaaatagttttaatattgctttttttttttgtgaccaaaatattgaacttttttctcttttctggaaaaatttaaaaattttatgcgtGTTAAAAGACTTACAGTTCCCATGTGCAAAATAATTCTATAATAGGGAGGAAACAAAATTGTTCAACTAGACCACGGACTTACCCGTtccaaattaatgaaattttttggaaaatggaaGATTCcttttttgaaatattctttttctttttctaaCCTAAGATTCGTTAGCATTAATGAAAATGAAATCTGACTAAAAGTTATTAAGTTATTAGCAACAAAAATATGACCTTTGAACCTATATAAATACCAAACTAAAGCGAATTACGAAATCTgaagaactttaaattttgtatggccatGGAAAACATTTAtaccaaatattattaaattcagaagagtaaatgttcaaaaattaatttttttatcaaaatcttTCGTTTAGTTCCAATAAATATTCCacaatttcatatttgtttgtaattttcagGAATCTACATCACCTACACCATCTATAGAGTTACCTCAGAAAACCGATGGAGCACGAGTTATACATCAACAAATTCTAAACCCTCCTGCCATTTCCTCTATTCCGCACACCCGAACTTCAGATTCAAAGAtctctaaaaacaaacaaattggtGTAGACTCACGgggaaataaatatgtcatAATAAAAACACCTCCAACCAATATTATCGTCCAGCCATCACTAACATCATCAACGTCTGCCGCAGTAACAGCTACGAATAATTTTGGTACAACCATAACCATACAACCAATTCCGCTTTCGACCAGCGAGGTAACCATAACAaaggcaacaacaaaaactaaaaatgtttctgCATCGGCACCGTCATCATCACgtaaacaacagcagcagcatatGAAACAAATTTCGATAACTGTGCCAGCAAAATCTCCGCTTCAGATTTCGAAACCACTGGAAGTGGCAGCAAAGACTCCACCACGTAATAGACGTAAAGCAGCACATGCTAAAGCTGTTGCCGCAGCAGCAACAGCTAATAGCAACATCAATAGTGCTAAACATAGACAGGCCATGGAAGCATTAAGTAGACGTTTGAGTATTGCAACGGAAGCGCCACCTTTAGCAAAACTATCGAGAACACCAACAACACATGTACAAACACAAATATCTAATAATAGTAATCTAACATTTTTCGCCGATACTCAACTATCTAATATAGCTCAACAACAGCTAATGCAgttacaacagcaacaacaacaacagcagcaacaggcAGCAACACAGACATCATCACTACCGCCTCCAATTATATTAAACAAGAATGCCCATCAACACTCGGTTATACCACGTAAACCCAGAAAAACACTtctgcagcaacaacaattgcaacagcaacaacaacaagctGCTGACGCTGCAGCAAAATCCTCACAATTATTACAACAgttacaacaacagcaacaaaatcaattacagcagcaacaacagcatcaaCAAATTCAACAACATTTTATTACCCAAATAGCAGCGCAaccacaacaaacacaacagCAGCATAATTTATTACAACCACCACCCCTACAACAAATCCAGCAACAAACGGTACCagtgcaacaacatcaacaacaaataatacaaCAAAGTGATGGAATTATAATTACAACAACCGCCACAGAAGATGTAGGTTTTTCAATTTCCTTTCATAGCAgtgatattaaatttttgcaatttggccagttattgcaacatgcaaatctattgtatttattttgcaataataacTTATGAAAATCCGCCATTTATTGAAACTGTCAGCtaataatcaaattttattgcTTACTAAttatgtttgtaacgtgcacaaatattgtcccaacaaaAGTATACCAATCAGGTTCACcttttgagtcgattaagcgatgccCATTTGTCCAatccttgtaatcaaactacaagtcGCAATATCTAATGTATGGACCATGGACAAATCATAGACATACAAAAATGTAGGTagccaaataaaattcataatttgtatgtatacacaAATCATGACACTtaattctatgatgatcggtccataattagtcacaaCTCCgttataaggcccacttccgaaaatcgcatTAACGAACATAAGTAGTCATGGAACGTCTTGACCATCAATACTTtcttagggtattatatggacgACGGGCTTGACCGTCAATACTTTTTAACTAGTTctttttaagaatttctttattatttcttcTTAGGGTATTATATTATATGGACGGGCTTGACCGTCTATACTTTTTAACttgttatttttatgaatttccttattattaattttttttaggacaATGTCATCGATTCGAATACCCAGCTGATAGCATTACCAACACAACCCTATCCCGGTTATGCGGAAACATTTTTGCTGTGCAAAGTTAAGGGTAACACATGTAAGCCAGTCGATAATGTACCGCTGTATTTAAATCATCAGTTAAATGAACTTGTGCCGGTACCCCTAGAAGCCTTAGAAGGTGGACACAAACCGCAAGAGCATCAAATCGAAATTAAAGCAACTAATGTTCCACAACAGATGTTGGTGGGCCAAAGCAACTCACTCCAGAACAATGAGGGTAATctacaaataacaaatttaaattgcaatttgATCGAAGGTGAAATGTCATCAGGTATTGAGGCGGAACATCAGTATAATCAGCACAACCAGCAACAGCAGTTAATGGAAGAATGTGCGGTGGATGAAAATGCTAGCAATAATCAAATTAGAGATTTTGGTGATACCCAAGATGTGAATTCAGAATTGATTCCAAATAATGGTATTCTGCTGAATATAGAGGGCCAACAGGTACTGCTAGATGCCGCTACATTTGCCCATTTACTGGCAAATCCAGATGCTAATACTCAATTGATATCCGATGATGGTACTGAGTACGTCCTGACCCATGAGGTGCTGGCAGCTCTTCAAAtgcaacaagaacaacaacaggCCTTGGAACTGTCCAATGCCAGTGCAGCTgctcaacaacagcaacaacatcagaACATGGAGCAAGCGGGGGCAAATGATATACTTGCTGCTGCTCTAGCTGGTTCCGAATTATATGACAGCGAAGTACTCTCTATAGATACATCACAGGCCATGCAAATAATTGATGGCGATGGCAGCATAGTATTTCCAGCTCAAAGTGGTGCTATAAACCAACAACACTTAACCCCACCAGCCGTTGTCACAAACGCTGTTCTAGACCAATCGCCCATTATGTCAGCACTTGAAGTACCCTCCTCCATAGCGACGCAACACAAGCTGCATGGCACTCAACTGATTACCGTACCCTCTTCTCATCACTTGGCCACATCAACCAATGCTGC belongs to Calliphora vicina chromosome 4, idCalVici1.1, whole genome shotgun sequence and includes:
- the LOC135959048 gene encoding mucin-17, whose protein sequence is MSEDKVYRDGDIVWVKLGNNWWPGEVTGSNRHPEGLIKHLKRVPYCVVKFFNESTYEYVRSSKQIFPFQCAKKEEFIRKGYSLYNSGNSFMEKFPNDVEMAKRLTHPKESSLIINDRPDSIVKAILGQPLIRTCDDYYDGTEYREKRRSGDSITKILNITQNRNDESLNNDKHGSQTSTTSKLPNNKTKNVANTTGSTNMSNYQCNMCDFTSVRQNVMILHRKMHSNRNSLGSINTSSSSSTTTNAKSTPATVGTAVATTTNTNQSKQNEIVNKNKTISKTKVNTNTTTVTGTTRTTRTSIPVKETNTRATPAPETNAAAIDAVETAITPLTPKDKNNRISKTQTPTSQGKTNKSKTGKKTVVKEKKEASAYATILSDFCTSDSETSPSAEEKQSRRSLRHCKNLNENTTGKVSTMVCIDLSETKIIQKIPKKREYSSLQLQEESLPEKTTPVVVADPDVVCLADKETETATTTPSTAHSANSKRDAEDIRRMLLADWSDDDETPNDAIVVEDSVILENAESNECISETVNEQDNATAVVLTSTPVVTSTPASTGRIRNIPKKDRRDVVLQDFNSDLSVIQADKVEHSNKCMAVDLDSSNSSVVEIIEDEQSATIITINDDEEQQDISKSQKNPTDIIVTESKDNDSAVGLVNDKSASAATSTTTLSCFDFQEDEDEQETTNTTISHFKKKYLSVEKLQSISSNTDELREDIVAKSRAELAEKDQRLTAEIESLLEQTQPPVADLLNTSSFEESISVKDLPIKERGKRIFKSRNKTRTEEKTNGDVMSTTTVDAGATTEQNKSMETPTTVEEIVNNDQDKNESNMQQTSLTTAAATTEQYNSDETPTILEEIVNNDNDKNEGNLQQESEITTDKELILIPDQDNLSNNNCLVENSIQEAQTLNSSNAELPKYLEEKQLTPNENKENQDLTGGNKDSSEVSNGDYNTSEIQKEQMDKEKASDNTDANTNNEEESTQNMPIEQEDNVDNDDSYTSQPLNDQEVTAEQQEVKQVAEQEVKQDDLVEDGNENCADVEKFKEIEFDTDDNKKPPKTPESAVAETADKEINDIPVNNVIISENQTSKLSKTELEADLKEESFRETEIPQSTEENINDEIDNDKQLKITMTETKDDIDKNFNQQQSSENVFKIRVKSPDQLFDHAFAIDSNHEQELQPNIDGNGDTRLITTTPTDENSSMGASDTGAEFGSPTSMLSDERLPTFRFQGNQTPQQEITDTPETESQEENSQETVHEETVAIVGKTEPNGEIKENMFKGIPEIFVKSNQKLLHQRRFSMDSDVLQTEPKSFKRQRLSVDDTTTNLQNNLGKSQEVLMPFTSPLDKSGGRIRPKSRHVKITPRRNVSELFKTRLSIDNQASKVIEKSISLESVKETQQVEEVVGTDLENDLENHKEDTIVAENNENSKGDSNSSFEKSSEAKQHQVEDNCMASLDNPEQSEESSEHNDLEETTDKEDFNKIPEAEEDKQECSRDEELKSKTTPEEITADGENMEESNVKETHNMAAMEVETETTADKDNTSAITNSPTYVTTTEISMPEVAATNPDENELESSIFADEELDTAATENTPSPTTNNIESNLENNEMMEADQTPNVDAVETAETPTIIVNSIENVDNYVSTSSIKHSLDTSKTHNEQGLENPFSPGVPPPTPQESEVVIESENLSQLLNTQQQTKTIVESETEITIRPLTPKGNRNTDELIMPVLIPQEKEPVLDEVIVRPETPKEDEPLNDMISCPLTPQETEHINEAPSRPITPKSEVSTNKCETLTKPATPQPQVQDMTVELENNISMPCTPQDNFIDEVYENPMQTPATPQAKDLIIECEPSTPQGIIECDHNIPAQVTPEKEVIIESDVVLATPPSVSQEKDIIIEETLQMEEKDTLLEKEFQVIQPKEMPNQPNAAQTNTLQTDADKAAEEFLIEFDSIVNHSHSVEEDVPNSSVEDGINAEDLINNIIEEVHEDQQIKQDVPTVTESPLQFEPLATYTVVAAKNSWNQIFKESFHRQLPPAKRRQTICFEISDTKEGVACKKQALDFESILPVSKTVKRTAERKLTLPAIETKLSNSHRNQNILALNHNPLTLNRKLIPTTKRKLSIEDNITSFIIERPKQQQPPASTAGGPPPLQRIRPLSRQDHSRASIDSFSEPPPLQSHDNLYHELFQAESTSPTPSIELPQKTDGARVIHQQILNPPAISSIPHTRTSDSKISKNKQIGVDSRGNKYVIIKTPPTNIIVQPSLTSSTSAAVTATNNFGTTITIQPIPLSTSEVTITKATTKTKNVSASAPSSSRKQQQQHMKQISITVPAKSPLQISKPLEVAAKTPPRNRRKAAHAKAVAAAATANSNINSAKHRQAMEALSRRLSIATEAPPLAKLSRTPTTHVQTQISNNSNLTFFADTQLSNIAQQQLMQLQQQQQQQQQQAATQTSSLPPPIILNKNAHQHSVIPRKPRKTLLQQQQLQQQQQQAADAAAKSSQLLQQLQQQQQNQLQQQQQHQQIQQHFITQIAAQPQQTQQQHNLLQPPPLQQIQQQTVPVQQHQQQIIQQSDGIIITTTATEDDNVIDSNTQLIALPTQPYPGYAETFLLCKVKGNTCKPVDNVPLYLNHQLNELVPVPLEALEGGHKPQEHQIEIKATNVPQQMLVGQSNSLQNNEGNLQITNLNCNLIEGEMSSGIEAEHQYNQHNQQQQLMEECAVDENASNNQIRDFGDTQDVNSELIPNNGILLNIEGQQVLLDAATFAHLLANPDANTQLISDDGTEYVLTHEVLAALQMQQEQQQALELSNASAAAQQQQQHQNMEQAGANDILAAALAGSELYDSEVLSIDTSQAMQIIDGDGSIVFPAQSGAINQQHLTPPAVVTNAVLDQSPIMSALEVPSSIATQHKLHGTQLITVPSSHHLATSTNAALGVGRSNLEDSLAAIGVTTSSCMSSSLGLPITVTNPNIASKVTSAGPLNEMLQFVSHRPATAAATAAAVAAAALAGESRIFTD